In Aspergillus fumigatus Af293 chromosome 2, whole genome shotgun sequence, a genomic segment contains:
- a CDS encoding putative signal transducer, with protein MTDDKETPAEEEVVESLIQGRARRSTAGRHLSALLNAEADDELALLFEEVDDDNEFSIDAEEEAEEDDMALDSSSDDDEDQGPNARSDDLEGEKEIEKEAKADRQKRRAREDLRLKLARKKVKIDPSAVSAVSAVPAPRPKKKSERISWLPTVEDGPTRSSSRRQTMQNKQLTHARLKDSEEKRIRLIATMEEAAKRKAHLKPKEMTQADRLAEAERVERLNSKSLSRWEEMEKRKAEERRAKIEALQNRRLEGPVISYWSGIATWVNGRLTRVGKVDITPKPEKEETTRKKSKKTEKEEKSTAEKPAQNALAGPATSQTASLGSSTPQETPAQEDSAKAPQKTEETKSVAQEQDTDKATTASEPTQATSAPENSTIPEGSAASAESSNPAPPVESTTIPSEASTEKVPDSELPKIKADSSKEPVKVESKTTGEAQQENETAAAGSKSPGEEPKDPTQTAAQVSEERPTPNADQSKPEAPLSGVHPDGASRTTDAEAPTNEKPSSESKVAPPATSPPATQIPIAEPTQIGQQEEPKVSASTEQKQVAPEIHADQPDFSSDGAPQPQIPAPPPVVEQTGRCLTILENFDEETAQSREFSIYFNSKKPPRLTKISSSLCVITSLPSRYRDPETSLPFANAYAYREIRRTVAQKSAWSPMLGCYVGPVGVAARGVPARFLNPDAPSETQQSEKKDGKENEEEPASAASGRPEGEMKTSGGVSNPPAPAAPGTPTPVSAGGVDPMDIDKP; from the exons ATGACAGACGACAAGGAAACacctgcagaagaagaggtggTGGAATCCCTCATTCAGGGACGCGCGAGACGAAGTACAGCAGGGCGTCATCTATCCGCGCTTCTGAACGCTGAAGCAGACGACGAGCTCGCGCTACTGTTCGAGGAAGTagacgatgacaatgaattTTCAATTGAcgcagaggaagaagcagaagaggatgacatgGCTTTGGACTCATCttccgatgacgatgaagatcaaGGCCCAAACGCGCGCAGCGATGATTTGGAAGgtgagaaggagatcgaaaAGGAAGCCAAGGCCGACCGACAGAAACGCAGAGCACGCGAAGATCTACGCCTGAAGCTGGCccggaagaaggtcaagatcgATCCCTCCGCCGTCTCTGCCGTCTCCGCAGTACCTGCCCCTCGACCCAAGAAGAAATCAGAACGTATCTCGTGGCTTCCCACGGTTGAAGATGGGCCTACGCGGTCGTCCTCGCGTCGTCAGACGATGCAGAACAAGCAACTTACACATGCGCGACTCAAGGATAGTGAGGAGAAACGCATACGGCTCATTGCGACTATGGAGGAAGCTGCTAAGAGGAAAGCGCATCTGAAGCCGAAGGAGATGACGCAGGCGGACCGTCTAGCGGAAGCTGAACGGGTGGAGAGGTTGAATAGCAAGAGTCTGAGTCGGtgggaggagatggagaaaaggAAGGCCGAGGAGAGACGGGCAAAGATTGAGGCGCTGCAGAACCGTCGTCTGGAGGGACCCGTCATATCTTACTGGAGCGGCATCGCTACATGGGTCAATGGCCGTTTGACGCGTGTGGGCAAGGTTGACATTACACCCAAAccagagaaggaggagactACGcgcaagaagagcaagaagacggagaaggaagagaagagtaCTGCAGAGAAGCCTGCTCAAAATGCTCTTGCAGGGCCTGCTACTTCGCAGACCGCTTCTCTAGGATCTTCTACACCTCAAGAAACACCTGCTCAAGAAGATTCTGCGAAGGCCCCTCAGAAAACAGAGGAGACAAAGTCCGTTGCTCAGGAGCAAGACACAGACAAAGCCACTACGGCATCTGAGCCTACACAGGCTACCTCCGCCCCAGAAAATTCAACAATCCCAGAGGGCTCTGCAGCTTCAGCAGAATCTTCAAATCCCGCCCCACCAGTTGAATCAACGACAATACCCAGTGAGGCAAGCACAGAGAAGGTTCCTGATTCAGAGCTGCCAAAAATAAAAGCGGACTCGTCTAAAGAACCAGTTAAGGTCGAAAGTAAAACTACTGGTGAGGCCCAACAGGAAAACGAGACGGCTGCAGCCGGCTCAAAATCGCCGGGTGAAGAACCGAAGGATCCGACACAGACTGCAGCGCAAGTATCGGAAGAGAGACCCACGCCGAATGCCGACCAGTCGAAGCCGGAAGCGCCGCTGTCCGGAGTCCATCCGGATGGTGCTTCTAGAACAACGGATGCTGAAGCACCCACGAACGAGAAACCCTCGTCTGAATCTAAAGTGGCTCCTCCTGCTACTTCTCCGCCAGCTACCCAAATTCCTATCGCCGAGCCTACGCAGATAGGCCAGCAAGAGGAACCAAAAGTGTCGGCATCGACCGAGCAGAAGCAAGTAGCGCCGGAAATACATGCGGATCAGCCTGACTTCTCAAGTGACGGCGCACCACAACCCCAAATCCCTGCTCCACCTCCGGTGGTCGAGCAAACGGGACGATGTCTGACGATTCTCGAGAACTTTGATGAGGAGACTGCACAGAGCCGCGAGTTTAGTATTTATTTCAATTCCAAAAAGCCTCCTCGGCTGACCA AAATCTCCTCATCACTCTGTGTTATCACATCTCTTCCTTCACGGTACCGGGACCCTGAGACGTCCCTCCCGTTTGCCAATGCATATGCGTATCGAGAAATCCGACGGACTGTTGCCCAAAAATCTGCCTGGAGCCCCATGCTAGGCTGCTATGTTGGTCCTGTCGGTGTTGCGGCGCGTGGAGTGCCAGCGCGATTCCTCAATCCTGACGCCCCAAGTGAGACACAACAGAgcgagaagaaagatggcaaagaaaacgaggaagaacctgcatctgctgcgtCTGGGAGACCAGAGGGTGAGATGAAGACCTCCGGAGGTGTTTCCAATCCGCCTGCGCCAGCTGCTCCTGGTACACCAACACCTGTGTCAGCGGGAGGCGTGGATCCAATGGACATTGATAAGCCATGA